A stretch of Fusarium poae strain DAOMC 252244 chromosome 2, whole genome shotgun sequence DNA encodes these proteins:
- a CDS encoding hypothetical protein (BUSCO:56000at5125), which produces MPKEKNYNPVQAQRKADKAKALKKGKHERQERLNEKLSRKNPERIQKQIDDLKKITSGGGKLTRHEEQTLEGLEKELKSVKKAREALGDKAPTFGRGWNRDRDSGPGILGKRRRGSNDATTSDEDVPDDIKKIPMPRDTPPPIPKDVMDKWYAERRAKRAEENAARQDNEDKQQKKDAPPVEAKTVYEAKPVVRDLRKEAVSAFVPTAVKMKMNKGQGQGGLIEPEEADRLEQEGYLKTVDRDAEEQPDQGSTSRHVTMEDVEDEEA; this is translated from the exons AtgccaaaagaaaagaactACAATCCCGTACAAGCTCAACGCAAAGCtgacaaggccaaggctcTTAAAAAAG GCAAACATGAACGACAGGAACGTTTGAACGAAAAGCTATCGCGAAAGAACCCCGAGCGCATACAAAAACAAATCGACGACCTCAAGAAAATCACATCAGGTGGTGGCAAGCTTACGCGACATGAGGAGCAAACGCTGGAAGGTCTCGAGAAGGAGCTTAAATCAGTAAAGAAGGCAAGAGAAGCGCTGGGTGACAAGGCACCTACGTTCGGACGAGGATGGAATAGAGATCGCGATTCAGGACCTGGCATATTGGGCAAGAGGCGTAGAGGGTCAAATGATGCTACTACCAGTGATGAAGACGTTCCAGACGACATCAAGAAAATTCCTATGCCTCGAGATACGCCTCCACCGATTCCCAAAGACGTTATGGACAAATGGTATGCCGAGCGACGAGCGAAGAGAGCGGAAGAGAACGCAGCGAGACAAGACAACGAAGATAAGCAGCAAAAGAAGGACGCACCACCCGTGGAAGCAAAGACTGTATACGAAGCGAAACCAGTGGTTCGCGATCTCCGGAAAGAAGCTGTTTCAGCATTCGTACCTACAGCtgtcaagatgaagatgaacaaGGGCCAAGGTCAGGGCGGATTGATAGAGCCAGAAGAAGCAGACCGGCTAGAACAGGAAGGCTACCTCAAAACGGTTGACCGGGATGCGGAAGAACAACCCGATCAAGGCTCGACGTCACGGCATGTGACCATGGAGGATGTTGAGGACGAAGAGGCTTGA
- a CDS encoding hypothetical protein (TransMembrane:12 (i68-89o101-123i130-149o155-176i188-207o219-239i260-285o297-316i328-347o353-376i388-406o418-439i)~BUSCO:27188at5125) → MDCHQVTSRALYEEDDVINHVNQVDAGNGDVKTDGDLEKHQTAASTASYQETYPEGGLQAWSVVAGSWFSLFASLGLMNTLGTFQAYVLDNQLTEYSEGTVGWIFSIYTFLAFFCGVYIGPVFDKYGPRWLVIAGAVFTVGGMIFMSFATQLWHFVVAFGLLCGFGSSLLFTPSIAAVGHFFKARRGLATGVASTAGGIGGIVYPFMLTRLIDKIGYGWATRVIALICLVCSMIGISLLRSRLPPAKDATAHPNFMIFKSLPFLFTTIGVFLLEFSLFIPLGYISTYALHKGFGKDFSYNLIPILNAGSVVGRLLPGYYADVIGPFNVSILAVILAIVACFCVWLPLGGTTAGVIIFAVLFGFSSGTSIAIAPVCIGRLCKTQEYGRYYATAYTIVSFACLIGIPIGGSIVQANGGEYWGLIILTGAIYVGSMISLFLAKVTLLGLHNWKAAL, encoded by the exons ATGGATTGCCACCAAGTCACTTCTCGCGCCCTCTATGAGGAAGACGATGTCATCAACCATGTCAACCAAGTCGACGCCGGAAACGGCGATGTAAAAACAGACGGGGATCTCGAGAAGCACCAAACCGCTGCATCTACAGCCTCTTACCAGGAAACGTACCCAGAGGGCGGCTTGCAGGCGTGGTCCGTGGTCGCTGGTTCGTGGTTCTCTCTATTCGCTTCGCTTGGACTAATGAACACTCTCGGCACGTTTCAGGCCTATGTCCTCGACAACCAACTCACAGAGTATAGCGAGGGCACCGTTGGTTGGATCTTTTCCATCTACACCTTTCTCGCCTTCTTTTGCGGTGTTTACATTGGGCCTGTCTTTGACAAGTATGGCCCCAGGTGGCTTGTCATTGCTGGTGCAGTTTTTACCGTTGGCGGTATGATCTTTATGAGCTTTGCTACTC AACTCTGGCACTTTGTTGTCGCATTCGGTCTACTCTGCGGGTTTGGATCTTCGCTGCTCTTCACTCCATCCATCGCTGCGGTTGGTCACTTCTTCAAGGCCCGGCGAGGCCTAGCGACCGGTGTTGCATCCACTGCTGGTGGAATCGGCGGTATTGTCTACCCCTTTATGTTGACTCGACTAATCGACAAGATTGGTTACGGATGGGCAACCCGAGTTATTGCTCTCATCTGCCTTGTCTGCAGTATGATAGGTATCAGCCTCCTCAGGTCTCGACTTCCACCAGCCAAGGACGCAACCGCGCACCCCAACTTTATGATCTTCAAGAGCCTGCCTTTCCTCTTCACTACCATCGGCGTCTTCCTGCTCGAATTCTCACTCTTCATCCCTCTCGGCTACATCTCGACGTATGCGCTTCACAAGGGCTTTGGAAAAGACTTTTCCTATAACCTCATCCCTATTCTCAACGCTGGTTCGGTCGTCGGTCGGCTTCTTCCGGGCTATTATGCTGATGTAATCGGTCCCTTCAACGTCAGCATCCTTGCTGTCATTCTTGCCATCGTGGCATGTTTCTGCGTATGGCTTCCTCTTGGTGGAACGACAGCTGGTGTCATCATCTTTGCTGTGCTCTTCGGTTTCTCCTCTGGTACTTCTATTGCCATCGCACCTGTTTGCATTGGGCGACTGTGCAAGACTCAGGAGTACGGACGATACTATGCGACGGCGTACACGATTGTGTCTTTTGCTTGTCTGATTGGTATCCCCATCGGTGGCAGTATTGTCCAGGCTAACGGTGGCGAGTACTGGGGACTCATTATCCTAACTGGTGCCATCTATGTGGGTTCTATGATCTCGCTGTTTTTGGCCAAGGTTACCCTTCTTGGGCTGCACAACTGGAAGGCCGCCCTTTGA
- a CDS encoding hypothetical protein (BUSCO:28644at5125) codes for MASTGTGGSLPPNFLLTPQQQNLLFAALNSNKQQLSGSTANNAVSAQNNSFRNSAGQQKPGQASVFQESPFLDNYDYDFGDSGFDFSFASEDQPSMIGDLPGTTADSTNNAVSVALSDSSETETPEKRSYPEDEDDEDSPGQEHKRRESTGKVPKKPGRKPLTSEPSSKRKAQNRAAQRAFRERKERHLKDLETKVDELEKASQAANHENGMLRAQVERMTAELNQYKQKVTVLSTTKTLPREKVPFGSAAVSNLGDVNFQFEFPKFGMLPGPPTNRPQQSSPTSPDQQKASYPSPNNNMNNNAQSAQQFKEDLAKFSGVFSPSMSSSATNPSRTSVDSANYSVNGASSSPSASSHSNTGPSSSCGTSPEPFNQSPMGFKPVDTMATIGEEQSNQNNVNQFGNVDLSSTNFDWLSQQNGGQFDPQLFGDYREPQANVLSNPSFDDFFNDALDSDFFTPYNMAPNSPNAQANNQHKKASNLIDQIDAQKESCDDEPLKKQNMNCNQLWEKLQACPKAQNGEFDLDGLCSELTKKAKCSGTGPVVAETDFDTILQKYMGKDVSSSCVAEKLGVELSSKQSKPESHLGLSA; via the exons ATGGCTTCCACCGGTACTGGAGGCTCTTTGCCACCCAACTTTCTTTTGACCCCGCAACAGCAGAACCTTCTCTTTGCTGCCCTCAACTCCAATAAGCAACAGCTTTCTGGTTCTACCGCCAACAACGCTGTCTCTGCCCAAAACAACTCTTTCCGCAACTCCGCCGGCCAACAAAAGCCCGGCCAGGCCTCAGTCTTCCAGGAGAGTCCCTTCCTCGACAATTATGACTATGACTTTGGCGACTCTGGCTTCGATTTTTCTTTTGCCAGCGAGGACCAGCCATCCATGATTGGAGACCTTCCTGGTACCACGGCCGATTCCACAAACAACGCCGTCTCTGTGGCACTGTCAGACTCTTCAGAAACCGAGACTCCCGAGAAACGCAGCTACccagaagatgaggacgacgaagacagCCCGGGTCAAGAACACAAGCGTCGCGAAAGCACCGGCAAGGTTCCCAAGAAACCTGGCCGTAAGCCCCTTACATCCGAGCCCAGTTCG AAACGTAAAGCTCAAAACCGAGCTGCTCAGCGTGCCTTTAGAGAACGTAAGGAAAGGCATCTGAAAGATCTCGAGACCAAggttgatgagttggaaaAGGCTTCTCAGGCCGCTAACCACGAGAATGGCATGCTGCGGGCACAGGTTGAGCGCATGACGGCCGAACTCAACCAGTACAAGCAAAAGGTCACTGTCTTgtcaaccaccaaaactTTGCCCCGAGAAAAGGTTCCTTTCGGTAGTGCTGCTGTTAGCAATCTTGGCGATGTTAACTTCCAGTTCGAATTTCCCAAGTTTGGCATGCTCCCAGGACCCCCTACCAATAGGCCTCAGCAATCATCACCTACAAGCCCAGACCAGCAAAAAGCTTCTTACCCAAGCCCTAACAATAATATGAATAACAACGCGCAATCGGCACAGCAATTTAAGGAGGATTTGGCCAAGTTCTCTGGTGTTTTCAGCCCTTCCATGTCAAGTTCCGCCACCAATCCTTCCCGCACGAGCGTTGACTCTGCAAACTACAGCGTCAACGGCGCTTCGAGCTCCCCATCTGCTTCTTCGCATTCAAACACTGGCCCCAGCTCTTCTTGCGGTACCTCGCCCGAACCTTTCAACCAGTCGCCCATGGGTTTCAAGCCTGTTGATACAATGGCCACCATTGGCGAGGAACAGTCAAACCAGAACAACGTTAACCAATTCGGTAATGTCGACCTCAGTAGCACCAACTTTGACTGGCTCTCACAACAGAATGGCGGACAATTTGATCCTCAGCTCTTTGGTGACTATCGTGAGCCTCAAGCAAACGTTTTGTCCAACCCATCGTTCGATGACTTCTTCAACGATGCTCTTGACAGTGATTTCTTTACCCCTTACAACATGGCGCCCAACAGTCCCAATGCTCAGGCGAACAACCAGCACAAGAAGGCATCCAATTTGATCGATCAAATTGATGCTCAGAAGGAGTCTTGTGACGATGAGCCCCTCAAGAAACAGAACATGAATTGCAATCAGCTCTG GGAGAAACTTCAAGCTTGCCCCAAGGCACAGAATGGCGAGTTTGACCTGGACGGTCTTTGCTCCGAGCTtaccaagaaggccaagtgCTCTGGCACTGGGCCTGTGGTGGCGGAAACTGACTTTGACACCATTCTTCAAAAATACATGGGCAAAGATGTTTCCAGTAGTTGTGTTGCGGAGAAGTTGGGTGTAGAACTTTCGTCTAAACAGTCAAAGCCAGAATCGCACCTTGGTCTATCAGCTTAA
- a CDS encoding hypothetical protein (TransMembrane:12 (i52-78o105-124i133-150o156-179i191-213o225-243i312-336o348-368i375-398o410-430i442-465o477-493i)) — translation MSAITNDKVVRVSEDDLPHASDSLKDTSTAKQAAEEEHSLTLLQAIRRYPKAVLWSVLLSTSIIMEGYDIVLISSFFAQPAFRQHYGSYQPSTDTWEITASWQNGLSNAVSVGTIIGAFANGYFTHKFGYRKVLLVSLVAICGFIFISFFSPNLPVLLVGQFLCGVPWGVFATMAPAYASEVCPMALRGYLTVYVNLCWAIGQLISAGVQAGFSNKTGHWSYRVPFAIQWAWPLPLFVTLFFAPESPWYFVRIGAYHEAEKSVMRLSSSKEPGHAKQAVAMMIHTDEIEKSINQGTSYMDCFRGIDKRRTEIACMVFAAQPFCGSAMGGTPTYFFVQAGLPESISFRMSVGGLGIASVGTVISWWLLAPFGRRTLYLWGLGLLTVVLVTVGFISVGAADSQSGNYAQASMMLIWLGVYYMTVGPICYAIISEVSATRLRAKTVCISRIAYYIAQIVCNVVNPYMLNPTAGNWRGKTGFFWGGCSLFFFIWTFFRLPETKNKTFEELDILFAHRVKTREFSKYKVDAYAEGDGTFTVKDGMHS, via the coding sequence ATGTCTGCTATCACAAACGACAAGGTCGTCAGAGTCAGTGAAGATGATCTTCCCCACGCTTCTGATAGTCTCAAAGACACATCCACTGCAAAACAGGCCGCAGAAGAAGAACACAGTCTCACATTACTCCAAGCTATTCGAAGATATCCCAAAGCCGTCCTGTGGTCAGTCCTACTTTCAACTTCAATCATCATGGAAGGTTATGATATTGTCCTGATATCGTCTTTCTTCGCTCAGCCTGCCTTTCGGCAACACTATGGAAGCTATCAGCCTTCAACCGATACCTGGGAGATCACTGCTTCTTGGCAGAACGGTCTTAGCAACGCTGTAAGTGTTGGCACTATCATCGGAGCATTTGCCAATGGATACTTCACACATAAATTTGGGTACCGCAAAGTACTTCTCGTCTCCCTAGTAGCCATATGtggcttcatcttcatctccttcttctcgcctAACCTACCCGTTCTCCTCGTCGGACAATTCCTGTGTGGTGTCCCATGGGGTGTGTTTGCTACCATGGCCCCTGCATATGCTTCCGAAGTCTGTCCTATGGCATTAAGAGGTTATTTGACTGTCTATGTCAACCTCTGTTGGGCTATAGGACAACTAATTTCTGCCGGTGTACAAGCCGGTTTCTCGAACAAAACTGGACACTGGTCCTATCGAGTGCCATTCGCAATTCAGTGGGCGTGGCCTCTTCCCTTATTTGTTACTCTTTTCTTCGCACCTGAGTCACCATGGTACTTTGTTCGCATCGGTGCCTATCACGAAGCCGAGAAGTCAGTTATGCGACTGAGCTCTTCAAAGGAACCAGGTCATGCCAAACAAGCAGTCGCTATGATGATCCATACCGATGAGATCGAGAAGTCGATCAATCAAGGCACCTCATACATGGACTGCTTCCGTGGAATCGACAAACGGAGAACAGAGATTGCTTGCATGGTTTTTGCAGCTCAACCTTTTTGCGGCTCTGCCATGGGTGGCACACCAACATACTTTTTCGTCCAAGCTGGACTTCCCGAGTCGATATCATTCAGAATGTCTGTCGGCGGTCTAGGTATTGCTTCTGTTGGCACAGTCATTTCTTGGTGGCTGTTGGCCCCCTTTGGTCGGCGCACGCTGTATCTATGGGGACTCGGTTTGCTCACAGTGGTGCTGGTGACGGTTGGTTTCATCAGCGTCGGTGCAGCGGACTCGCAAAGCGGGAATTACGCCCAAGCCAGTATGATGCTCATCTGGCTAGGCGTTTACTACATGACAGTAGGCCCAATTTGTTATGCCATTATCAGTGAAGTGAGTGCTACTCGCTTGCGGGCAAAGACGGTTTGCATCAGCCGGATCGCTTACTATATTGCCCAAATCGTTTGCAACGTTGTCAATCCATACATGCTGAACCCAACTGCTGGAAACTGGCGAGGAAAGACTGGGTTTTTCTGGGGCGGCTGttcccttttcttcttcatctggacATTCTTCCGACTTCCTGAAACGAAGAACAAGACTTTTGAGGAACTCGATATTCTTTTTGCTCATCGTGTGAAGACTCGCGAGTTTTCCAAGTACAAAGTCGATGCTTATGCCGAGGGTGATGGTACATTTACTGTCAAAGATGGCATGCACTCATGA
- a CDS encoding hypothetical protein (CAZy:GH31), translating into MFFDDNTRLRYKYDAEDLWIEPWGPNAFRVRATRSAKMPPQDWALQQLEGITPKISISEDSATITNGNIKARISRLGKLIIENTDGKLLLEEYCRNRRDLVDPKCSALEVEAREFKGILGTENYHLTMRLESVSPDEKIFGMGQYQQPWLDLKGMDLELAHRNSQASVPFAVSSLGYGLLWNNPAIGRAVFGKNIMSFEAFSTQVLDYWIVAGDSPAKIVEAYADATGKVPLMPEYGLGFWQCKLRYQTQDELLEVATEYKRREIPIDLIVVDFFHWPKQGEWKFDLEYWPDPEAMMKELKDLGIELMVSVWPTVDKVSENYEYMLEHGYLIRTDRGVRIGLDFQGQTVHIDTTNPDARKYLWETVKKNYYTKGIKTFWLDEAEPEYAAYDFENYRYFEGSNSSIGNIYPVEYARAFYEGQEAEGQKNIVNLLRCAWAGSQKYGALVWSGDIASSWGSFHNQICAGLNMGLSGLPWWTTDIGGFHGGDPNDESFRELFVRWFQWGTFCPVMRLHGDREPRQPQHGTTGGATCCSGAPNEVWSYGPKVYDICVKYIKMREELRPYTRRLMKEAHEKGTPVMRPLFYEFPDDKKCWSISTQYLYGDKYLVCPILKPGQTDIEVYLPQLPQGKKWSSFDGQLSYDSGKSVVVDSPLSQMPVFVIE; encoded by the exons ATGTTCTTTGACGACAACACCCGCCTCCGCTACAAGTACGATGCGGAGGATCTTTGGATTGAACCATGGGGCCCTAATGCATTTCGTGTGAGAGCCACCAGATCAGCAAAAATGCCACCGCAGGACTGGGCTCTCCAACAGCTCGAAGGAATAACACCCAAGATATCAATTTCTGAGGACTCTGCAACTATCACCAATGGAAACATCAAAGCTCGAATCTCTCGCCTCGGTAAGCTGATCATTGAGAACACTGATGGAAAATTGCTTCTCGAAGAGTACTGCCGTAACAGACGGGATCTCGTTGATCCAAAGTGCAGTGCTCTTGAAGTTGAAGCACGCGAGTTCAAGGGTATCCTTGGAACTGAGAACTACCACTTGACCATGCGTCTCGAGAGTGTTAGTCCTGATGAAAAGATATTCGGGATGGGTCAGTACCAACAGCCATGGCTTGATTTGAAGGGTATGGACCTAGAGCTCGCCCATCGCAATTCTCAAGCAAGCGTCCCATTTGCCGTGTCATCGCTCGGATACGGACTCCTATGGAACAATCCAGCAATTGGCAGAGCCGTCTTCGGAAAAAACATCATGTCGTTTGAAGCATTCTCGACCCAGGTCCTCGACTACTGGATTGTCGCAGGAGACTCGCCAGCCAAAATCGTGGAAGCTTATGCAGACGCTACCGGAAAAGTACCCCTTATGCCTGAATACGGGCTTGGCTTTTGGCAATGTAAACTGCGATACCAGACGCAGGATGAGCTTTTGGAGGTAGCTACGGAGTACAAGAGGCGAGAGATTCCAATTGATCTGATCGTTGTCGATTTCTTCCACTGGCCTAAGCAGGGTGAATGGAAATTTGACCTTGAGTACTGGCCTGATCCTG AGGCTATGATGAAGGAACTGAAAGATCTTGGGATCGAGCTCATGGTTTCTGTCTGGCCAACTGTTGATAAGGTCTCGGAAAACTATGAGTATATGCTGGAACATGGTTACTTGATCCGTACCGATCGAGGCGTTCGTATTGGGCTCGATTTCCAAGGCCAAACCGTCCACATCGATACCACAAATCCAGATGCCAGGAAGTACTTGTGGGAAACTGTCAAGAAGAACTACTATACCAAGGGCATCAAAACATTCTGGCTAGACGAAGCCGAGCCGGAATATGCAGCATACGACTTTGAAAATTATCGATATTTTGAAGGCTCAAATAGTTCCATCGGAAATATTTATCCTGTCGAATACGCTCGAGCATTCTATGAGGGTCAGGAGGCAGAAGGACAAAAGAACATCGTCAACCTTCTCCGCTGTGCTTGGGCCGGCAGCCAGAAATATGGTGCCCTTGTATGGAGCGGTGATATTGCGTCGTCGTGGGGTAGCTTCCACAATCAGATATGCGCCGGTCTCAACATGGGACTGTCTGGACTACCCTGGTGGACGACAGATATTGGAGGCTTTCACGGAGGCGACCCAAACGATGAAAGCTTTCGGGAGCTCTTTGTACGATGGTTTCAGTGGGGTACATTTTGCCCAGTCATGCGACTACATGGCGATCGTGAACCTCGCCAACCACAGCATGGAACAACCGGCGGAGCCACTTGCTGCAGTGGCGCCCCCAACGAGGTTTGGTCCTATGGTCCAAAGGTCTATGACATTTGTGTAAAGTACATCAAGATGCGAGAGGAACTTCGACCATATACGCGAAGGCTTATGAAGGAAGCACACGAGAAGGGGACACCGGTTATGAGGCCTCTATTCTACGAGTTCCCGGACGATAAAAAATGTTGGAGCATCTCGACTCAGTACTTGTACGGCGACAAGTATCTCGTATGCCCCATCCTCAAACCGGGCCAGACAGACATTGAGGTGTATCTTCCCCAGCTTCCTCAAGGCAAGAAGTGGTCTTCGTTCGATGGTCAATTATCTTATGATTCGGGAAAGAGCGTGGTAGTGGACAGTCCTTTGTCACAGATGCCGGTTTTCGTAATAGAATAA
- a CDS encoding hypothetical protein (TransMembrane:12 (i95-118o124-141i162-182o202-227i239-258o278-299i320-341o361-380i392-416o422-448i460-479o535-555i)~BUSCO:12311at5125), translating to MTARARRPQNKPGRPPLTIKTEDTEDANGNGHINGNGKMSSGVEMRRKAANPGDENVAANFIKSESFSLDDPVPKTPALNDHGFFELPRQDQRSFLLLVLLYFLQGIPMGLATGSVPFLLKNHMSYSEIGVFSLASYPYSLKLLWSPFVDAVWSPKIGRRKTWIVPIQFLSGFGMVWLGSHVEGMMETAGKPGGMTAFSFMLWWFFLVLMCATQDIAVDGWALTLLTPGNVSYASTAQTVGLTAGHFMSYTVFLAFNAADFANKWFRTVPSDEGLLSLGGYLKFWGWSYIIVTIGLGLLKKEDKSQNEDGVWDVYRIMWGILKLKNVQTIIIVHLIAKIGFQANDGVTNLKLLDKGFGKDNMALTVLIDFPFEIGLGYYAGMWSQKYTPMRLWCWGFAGRLVAALSAQFVVAIFPSEGVTSWYLLVVIAEHLFSTFTNTIMFVAVSAFHARVSDPVIGGTYMTLLATVCNLGGTFPRYFVLQLVDSFTVATCHPGKSDASALKGTLITEAFSCAVQSEKERCEAGGGICEMTHDGYYTVNILCVLFGAATFFWYIKPKVMHLQSLPLRAWRLTNENKR from the exons ATGACCGCCAGAGCTCGACGACCTCAAAACAAACCCGGCCGGCCGCCCCTGACAATCAAGACTGAAGATACAGAGGATGCGAATGGGAACGGGCACATCAACGGCAACGGCAAAATGAGCAGCGGAGTAGAGATGCGCCGGAAGGCAGCTAATCCAGGAGACGAAAATGTCGCTGCAAACTTCATCAAGAGCGAATCCTTTTCCCTCGATGATCCTGTTCCAAAGACGCCCGCCCTCAACGATCATGGCTTCTTCGAGCTTCCTCGACAGGACCAGAGGAGTTTCCTTCTCTTGGTgcttttatactttttgcaGGGCATTCCCATGGGTCTAGCGACGGGTTCCGTGCCTTTTCTGCTCAAGAACCACATGTCTTACAGCGAGATTGGTGTCTTTAGTTTGGCCTCATATCCATACTCTCTGAAGCTTCTTTGGAGTCCTTTCGTGGACGCTGTCTGGAGCCCCAAGATTGGCCGACGCAAGACTTGGATTGTCCCCATTCAGTTTCTCTCTGGTTTCGGTATGGTATGGCTTGGATCCCACGTTGAAGGCATGATGGAAACGGCCGGAAAGCCCGGCGGCATGACAGCCTTCTCCTTTATGTTATGGTGGTTTTTCCTCGTCCTTATGTGCGCCACCCAGGATATCGCTGTAGATGGCTGGGCTCTGACACTCCTGACTCCTGGAAACGTATCGTATGCTTCAACTGCGCAAACCGTTGGTCTCACAGCTGGCCACTTCATGTCCTATACCGTTTTCCTTGCCTTCAACGCCGCCGATTTCGCTAACAAATGGTTCCGAACTGTTCCTTCAGATGAAGGTCTTCTCTCACTCGGAGGATACCTCAAGTTTTGGGGTTGGTCCTACATCATTGTCACTATTGGACTCGGACTTTTGAAGAAGGAGGACAAGTCGCAGAATGAAGATGGCGTCTGGGATGTCTACCGTATCATGTGGGGTATTTTGAAGCTTAAGAACGTTCAGACCATCATCATTGTTCATCTCATAGCCAAGATTGGCTTCCAAGCTAACGACGGTGTCACCAACTTGAAGCTTCTGGACAAGGGATTCGGCAAAGACAATATGGCTTTGACGGTTCTTATCGATTTCCCCTTCGAAATCGGTCTGGGTTACTATGCTGGAATGTGGTCTCAAAAGTACACTCCCATGCGTCTTTGGTGCTGGGGCTTTGCTGGTAGACTTGTCGCCGCTCTGTCTGCTCAATTTGTTGTCGCAATCTTTCCATCCGAGGGAGTCACATCTTGGTATCTATTAGTGGTCATCGCCGAGCACCTGTTCTCGACCTTTACCAACACCATCATGTTTGTTGCGGTCTCGGCTTTCCATGCCCGAGTGTCAGATCCCGTAATTGGCGGTACCTACATGACACTACTTGCAAC TGTATGCAACCTCGGTGGTACATTCCCAAGGTATTTTGTTCTGCAGCTCGTCGACAGCTTTACAGTGGCCACATGCCACCCTGGCAAGTCTGATGCCTCGGCATTGAAGGGCACACTCATCACCGAAGCCTTTTCATGCGCAGTGCAGTCTGAGAAGGAGCGATGCGAAGCCGGTGGTGGAATATGCGAGATGACCCACGATGGGTACTACACGGTGAATATTCTCTGTGTATTGTTTGGCGCCGCGACATTCTTCTGGTACATTAAGCCCAAGGTGATGCATCTCCAGAGTCTGCCATTGCGCGCGTGGAGATTGACAAATGAGAACAAGCGATAA
- a CDS encoding hypothetical protein (BUSCO:35066at5125) has product MATPANTAAEALVSEEAYFSQNPPPRNLAAHTALADGFISSHAAAGRRVVLVTSGGTTVPLEKQTVRYIDNFSAGTRGATSAEYFLEAGYAVIFLHRQFSLLPYSRHYSHATDCFLDFLTEDANDRIAVRGEVQDKMREVLRKYRKARDDNMLLTLPFVTIVDYLHELREIARLMRPLGPSGLLYLAAAVSDFFVPPDRMAEHKIQSTNAVEQKRTEEEETFDNFDSSPSVPRSKRLIVDLDPVPKFLKNLVDGWAPEGMIVSFKLETDPALLVRKARYSLDRYQHHLVIGNLLSTRKWEVVFVSPGRDDRWVRVPREGGWGEAEERPLVAEELPAQDPDIEIESLIIPAVQELHGEHIKGQSRK; this is encoded by the coding sequence ATGGCTACGCCCGCAAACACCGCTGCAGAGGCCCTCGTCTCAGAGGAAGCTTATTTCTCTCAAAACCCTCCCCCACGAAACTTGGCAGCCCACACAGCTCTCGCAGATGGCTTCATTTCCTCCCACGCCGCTGCAGGTCGCCGTGTCGTCCTTGTCACGTCAGGTGGCACAACTGTTCCCCTGGAGAAGCAGACAGTCCGCTACATTGACAACTTTAGCGCTGGCACTCGTGGCGCTACGAGCGCAGAGTACTTTCTCGAAGCTGGCTATGCCGTGATCTTCTTGCATCGCCAGTTCAGTCTGCTGCCGTACTCGAGACACTACTCACACGCTACGGATTGCTTTCTGGACTTTTTGACCGAGGATGCCAACGATAGAATTGCCGTGAGAGGTGAGGTACAGGATAAAATGAGAGAGGTGTTGAGAAAGTATCGCAAGGCGAGGGATGATAACATGCTTCTCACTCTACCCTTTGTCACTATCGTCGACTACCTCCACGAACTGCGTGAAATTGCTCGACTCATGCGTCCACTTGGCCCGTCTGGTCTCCTCTACCTTGCTGCTGCAGTGTCAGACTTCTTTGTTCCTCCTGACCGCATGGCCGAGCATAAGATCCAGTCCACCAACGCTGTTGAGCAGAAGCGcaccgaggaagaagagaccTTTGACAATTTTGACTCATCACCTTCAGTCCCACGTTCAAAGCGTCTCATTGTCGATCTTGACCCCGTTCCCAAGtttctcaagaacctcgtcgACGGCTGGGCGCCAGAGGGTATGATTGTGTCATTCAAGCTTGAGACAGATCCTGCGCTGCTGGTTCGCAAGGCCCGCTACAGTCTCGATCGCTACCAGCACCACCTCGTTATCGGGAACCTGCTTTCGACGCGAAAGTGGGAAGTCGTCTTTGTGAGTCCTGGAAGAGATGATCGCTGGGTGCGTGTGCCTCGGGAAGGTGGTTGGGGAGAGGCTGAGGAGAGGCCACTTGTTGCAGAGGAACTGCCGGCCCAAGATCCTGACATTGAGATCGAATCTCTCATTATCCCTGCAGTCCAGGAGCTACATGGTGAGCACATCAAGGGCCAGAGTAGGAAATAA